GGCCAGGACCACGCGCCCCGACCAGCCGCCCCAGACGGAACACGACGCCGCGCTCGTACTCCTGCACGATCTTGACGGCAGCGGTAAAGAACCAGACGGCGACGAAGCCGAAGAACAGGAGCGGGCCGACGAGCCCCAGCAGGGTCTGAATCAGGGCAGGTGACATCGGTCCTCCGCCGCGCAGCCTGCACAGCATCGCAGACGGGGTGGCGCACCCGAGCGTGCGCCACGACGCGCGGCCTCTTCCATGATGATACCGCGCGCCTCGACCGGTCCCCGCGCTTTACGGGGAGTGGGGCCGCTGCATCTGCAGGATGGCATCCGGCCGCTGGCATGCGGCAGCATCCTTTCGAGAGATCCCATCCCATACTCTCAGGCGGACGGTCAGCGCTGACGCCCGCTCTGAGACCTCCCCGCCGCTGGAGGCGACCACCCCCTGCGCGCACACGCATGCTGACCCGTGTGCGCACACGCACGCTGAATGGAGGAGCGCCATGACGCAGAGCTCCGCACCCCGCCCGCGGCCGCACTTCGCCGTCGGCACGGCCATCTTCGGCCCGATCGAGGATGCACACATCGAGCTGATCCACGCGCTCGGCTTTCCGGGCATCGAGATCTACGGCAGCTCATCGCGCCCGTACCTCGAACGCTCCCAGGAGCTGAAGGCCGTCCTCGACCGCAACAACGTCACGCTGGTCACCATCTCGAACCGCAACGAGGTCAACGGCCGGCCGGTCGACTTCATCGATCCTGATCTGCGCCAGGAGACCATCGACGACCACATCGCCTGGGTCCGCAAGCTGTACCCGGTCTTCGGCTGCAAGCACTTCAAGATCAACATGGGCAACCGGCCGCCCGGGGGCACCACGGACGCGCAGTTGGAGGTGCTGGCCGACTCGCTCAATCGGCTTGGCCGCGCGACGGCCGACCTGGGCGTCAAGCTGGCGCCGCACCCGCACATCTGGGGGCCAATCGAGCGCCCGCACGAGATCCACCGGCTGATGGAGCTGACCGATCCTCGGTACGTCTACCTGCTGCCGGACACGGCCCACCTGAACCTGGGCGGCGGCGATCCGCTCGAGCTGATCCGCCAGTACTACGACCGCGTCGCCGCGATCCACTGGAAGGACACGAAGGCCTCGTACCGTGGCTTCACCGGCCCCACCCCGACGAAGGAAGCGCACGCCAGGGAGATTCTCTACAAGGATCTCGGGGCCGGCGGCGTGGATCACGAAGGGATCTGGGCGCTGCTGCTGGAGCGCGGTTACGAGGGCTGGATCACCCTCGACCTGGACCCACCGCGCCCGGCCGAGGGCGAAGGCACCTACGAGGACAAGCTGCGGATCAACTGGCGCTACCTGCTCGACACGCTGAAAGTGTCCACCCTCTGATCACCAGATTGCACTGCGGAGGTGGCCCCACCGAGCGTTCGATGGGGCCACCCTTATTGCCTGTGCTGCCAGTACGTTGGGTGCCGCCGAGTGTGGGCGACAGCCAGGATGACGAGCGAACTCCCAGACTATTGGTAGATCACTGCGTACGGAAACCGGGGAACGAGTGAGCGTCTCACGCCCATGCCGATTGGGGTGCCGCTTTCTGGATAGCGACGAATCCGAAGAACCGTAGACTCAATCGCCTGCCCAAATCGAGTGCCAAGACCGACTGATTGTGCTTCATAGAACGCCACGGAGGCAGCGAACTCAGCGCCTGCCTCAGGGCGATCGCCTGTTCATTGG
The Chloroflexota bacterium genome window above contains:
- a CDS encoding TIM barrel protein — protein: MTQSSAPRPRPHFAVGTAIFGPIEDAHIELIHALGFPGIEIYGSSSRPYLERSQELKAVLDRNNVTLVTISNRNEVNGRPVDFIDPDLRQETIDDHIAWVRKLYPVFGCKHFKINMGNRPPGGTTDAQLEVLADSLNRLGRATADLGVKLAPHPHIWGPIERPHEIHRLMELTDPRYVYLLPDTAHLNLGGGDPLELIRQYYDRVAAIHWKDTKASYRGFTGPTPTKEAHAREILYKDLGAGGVDHEGIWALLLERGYEGWITLDLDPPRPAEGEGTYEDKLRINWRYLLDTLKVSTL